A genomic segment from uncultured Vibrio sp. encodes:
- a CDS encoding YCF48-related protein, with product MSFDSSKVAINQLCCVVTCQSNKKRRVYTTILTAIYLAIVLLFSVRTEAFVADALQRPATKTQLGTHSVLLGADYADKRVVVVGERGLILLSDDQGNTWQQAESPVSVTLTAVKFFDGQIGYAVGHSGVVLKTENAGQHWSIETNGIDFANLLLDQAKRTHDEMAIATAQRFVDDGPDKPLLDLLLLGPKHLVVIGAYGLAFESRDGGQTWQSWFDRIGNPMGMHLYSIRKAGARILLSGEQGFIALSTDNGRTFQTLTSPYEGSFFTAQLIQQQGIVLAGLRGNAFVSHDNGVQWDQLAVPVPASISASTITPNGQLLFANQAGILLRLNDEKLVPVSSKPMPQLTNLLSQHDDRLLALSVRGPIALLLEGDQLEDDKFGDEK from the coding sequence ATGTCTTTTGATTCTAGCAAGGTAGCTATTAACCAACTGTGTTGTGTCGTTACCTGCCAAAGTAACAAAAAACGAAGAGTTTACACCACGATACTTACGGCGATTTACCTCGCAATTGTGTTGTTGTTTAGTGTCCGTACTGAGGCCTTTGTTGCCGATGCTTTGCAAAGACCTGCGACTAAAACCCAACTTGGTACGCATTCAGTTTTGCTAGGCGCAGACTACGCTGATAAACGTGTTGTTGTTGTCGGTGAGCGTGGGCTTATTCTTTTATCAGATGACCAAGGGAATACTTGGCAGCAAGCTGAAAGCCCCGTAAGCGTTACATTAACCGCGGTGAAGTTTTTTGATGGTCAGATTGGCTATGCTGTTGGTCACAGTGGTGTGGTATTAAAAACTGAAAATGCTGGCCAGCATTGGTCTATCGAAACGAATGGCATAGATTTCGCCAATCTGCTACTGGACCAAGCGAAGCGCACGCATGATGAAATGGCGATTGCGACAGCACAACGGTTTGTTGACGATGGACCAGACAAACCATTACTCGATTTGTTGCTTTTAGGGCCAAAACATTTGGTTGTAATCGGAGCATATGGGCTTGCATTTGAAAGCCGTGATGGCGGTCAGACTTGGCAGTCCTGGTTTGATCGCATTGGTAACCCAATGGGCATGCATTTATACAGTATCCGTAAAGCGGGGGCGCGCATTTTACTCAGTGGTGAACAAGGCTTTATTGCTTTGTCTACTGATAACGGTCGAACTTTTCAAACCTTAACCAGCCCATACGAAGGCAGCTTTTTTACTGCTCAGTTAATTCAGCAACAAGGAATCGTGCTTGCTGGCCTACGTGGTAATGCCTTTGTTTCTCACGATAACGGTGTTCAATGGGATCAATTAGCGGTGCCAGTACCGGCTTCAATCAGCGCTTCTACGATCACGCCTAACGGGCAGCTCCTTTTTGCGAATCAAGCGGGCATTCTGCTACGACTCAATGATGAAAAGCTTGTTCCTGTATCCAGTAAACCTATGCCGCAACTGACGAATCTGCTCAGTCAGCATGACGATCGCTTACTGGCACTAAGTGTGCGTGGACCTATCGCGCTGTTATTAGAAGGCGATCAGCTAGAAGACGATAAATTCGGAGACGAGAAATGA
- a CDS encoding DUF1329 domain-containing protein, translating into MMGNFRKASVPVWVTVAIFGTLCGSSWAQVTVEEAARLNSDLTPFGAERAGNADGSIPEWTGDLAKSPAEPQGNKRPNPFKDEKPLYTVNALNMEQYADKLTDGVKAMLKKYPDTYKLNVYPTHRTASAPQWVYDNTAKNAVNATMDGDMIHGAYGGIPFPLPKNGLEAINNHRLAWRGASWEAKITQYQITANGDQVLTTDGVLKQNMPYYFQDKDPEDFDGYFWEVNLENFGPPIRAGERIVGRTNIDADKSAAYVYLTGQRRVRKLPNACCDTPTPASAGLMSFDELSVFSGRTDRFNWKLLGKKEMLVPYNQNGFLEYSDQEAIAGNHLNPEAVRWELHRVWAVEATLKDGMRHQAPRSVYYLDEDGWTALLADRWDANGQLWRTLWMFNYVMPDFPGTVQQTFGYYNLLSGEAYISNLFNDEDKYHIPSKRWPTNIFTGQGLAAQGVR; encoded by the coding sequence TAGAAAAGCGAGCGTTCCGGTATGGGTCACTGTGGCTATCTTTGGGACACTATGCGGTAGCAGTTGGGCGCAGGTGACGGTCGAAGAGGCCGCTCGACTCAATAGTGATTTAACGCCTTTTGGTGCTGAGCGAGCGGGTAACGCAGATGGCTCTATCCCTGAGTGGACTGGTGATCTGGCTAAGTCGCCGGCTGAACCGCAAGGAAACAAAAGACCGAACCCTTTTAAAGATGAGAAACCGCTTTATACCGTGAACGCGCTGAACATGGAACAGTATGCCGATAAGCTGACCGATGGTGTGAAAGCGATGCTTAAAAAGTACCCGGACACATACAAATTAAACGTATACCCGACGCACCGAACTGCTTCGGCACCACAGTGGGTTTATGACAATACCGCAAAAAATGCAGTTAACGCCACGATGGATGGCGACATGATCCATGGCGCCTACGGTGGTATTCCGTTTCCTCTTCCTAAAAATGGTCTGGAAGCCATTAACAATCATCGCCTGGCATGGCGAGGCGCAAGCTGGGAAGCCAAGATCACTCAGTATCAGATTACTGCCAATGGCGACCAGGTATTAACTACCGATGGTGTATTAAAGCAAAACATGCCTTATTACTTCCAGGATAAAGATCCGGAGGATTTTGATGGTTATTTCTGGGAAGTAAACCTAGAGAACTTCGGTCCGCCAATTCGTGCCGGTGAGCGCATTGTAGGTCGCACCAATATCGATGCAGATAAATCGGCAGCCTATGTTTACTTAACCGGACAGAGAAGGGTAAGAAAACTGCCGAATGCCTGTTGTGATACACCGACTCCGGCTTCTGCAGGACTGATGTCTTTCGATGAACTGTCAGTGTTCTCAGGACGGACCGATCGCTTTAACTGGAAGCTACTCGGCAAGAAAGAGATGCTGGTACCTTACAACCAAAATGGCTTCTTAGAGTACTCCGATCAAGAGGCAATTGCGGGTAACCACCTTAATCCAGAAGCAGTGAGATGGGAGCTACACCGAGTTTGGGCTGTAGAAGCGACGTTAAAAGATGGCATGAGACACCAAGCTCCGCGAAGCGTGTATTACCTGGATGAAGATGGCTGGACTGCGTTACTTGCTGACCGCTGGGATGCAAACGGCCAACTGTGGAGGACGCTATGGATGTTTAACTATGTGATGCCTGATTTTCCAGGCACAGTTCAGCAAACGTTCGGTTATTACAATCTGCTGTCTGGTGAGGCGTATATATCTAACCTGTTTAATGACGAAGATAAATATCATATTCCGAGTAAACGTTGGCCGACCAATATTTTTACTGGGCAGGGTCTAGCTGCACAAGGGGTTCGTTAA
- a CDS encoding VOC family protein, whose product MKITGLETILFAVEDVAACSQFLIDYGLIPVDVTNSGGRFEALDGTGVELAHVSDDSLPPSVHPGCMMRKTVMGVADEQALQAIALELEQDREVVTLPNGSIESIDDSGFVIGFQLSVRKPLKLDAEIVNAPGVEISREINKIGVDVDAEIRPRTLSHIVYFVPDPVKAEAFYVNRLGFRCTDRFEGVGPFLQPEGNLDHHTHFLIGAPPFMQNVEHFTFHFGGPTEVMQNGSRFIEKGHQAFWGPGRHIMGSNWFWYFKSPFGCHIEMDADMDLHDDSWEARSFPMGADASQAFLLRYRDKWSPGPQSPELGDYA is encoded by the coding sequence ATGAAAATTACCGGATTAGAAACGATCTTATTTGCTGTAGAAGACGTAGCTGCGTGCAGTCAGTTTTTGATTGATTACGGTTTGATACCTGTGGATGTGACGAATAGCGGTGGCCGTTTTGAAGCACTAGATGGAACAGGTGTCGAGTTGGCACATGTGTCAGATGACAGCTTACCACCGAGTGTTCACCCAGGTTGCATGATGCGCAAAACAGTAATGGGTGTTGCGGATGAGCAGGCGCTGCAAGCAATCGCCTTGGAGTTAGAGCAAGACCGCGAAGTCGTTACTTTGCCAAATGGCTCTATCGAATCCATCGATGACAGTGGTTTTGTGATTGGTTTTCAACTGAGTGTGCGTAAGCCGCTAAAATTAGATGCAGAAATTGTGAATGCGCCAGGGGTAGAAATAAGCCGTGAAATCAACAAAATTGGTGTAGACGTCGATGCGGAAATCCGTCCACGTACCTTATCTCATATTGTTTACTTTGTGCCTGATCCAGTTAAGGCAGAAGCGTTTTATGTCAATCGATTGGGCTTCCGATGTACAGACCGATTTGAAGGTGTAGGACCATTCTTACAGCCTGAAGGGAACCTCGACCATCACACTCATTTCCTAATTGGTGCGCCACCATTTATGCAGAATGTTGAGCACTTCACGTTCCATTTTGGTGGGCCAACAGAAGTGATGCAAAACGGTTCAAGATTTATTGAAAAGGGTCACCAGGCATTCTGGGGGCCCGGTCGCCACATCATGGGTTCTAACTGGTTCTGGTACTTCAAAAGTCCGTTTGGTTGCCATATTGAAATGGACGCCGATATGGATTTGCACGACGACAGTTGGGAAGCGCGTTCATTCCCGATGGGCGCCGATGCTTCGCAAGCATTTTTGCTTCGATACCGTGACAAATGGTCGCCAGGTCCACAGTCACCAGAATTAGGTGACTACGCATAA
- a CDS encoding prolyl oligopeptidase family serine peptidase: MFRYFPTNYPWDLSINLALEMGAKIGEVEEMCAPLKEAADAKDSAGSKAFRDSWERMGDKLCQLAKEDESLGRMISAGDKYGRAATYYITAERLQGHNSPGRINLYDKFLQTFLRGIDLARENCQRVEIPYEGNHLSALYVKAEGVTGKAPILVQVNGLDSTKEMKYRVGLPQWLAKRGVSSLIVDQPGTGEALRLQGLTARYDSEHWASKVVDWLEEQDEVDSSRIGMEGVSLGGYYCPRAVAFEPRFACGVVWGANHDWRDVQKRRLEKEGNFPVPHYWEHVRWVWGAKDMDELFSIVENVHLDGVIEKIKVPFLVTHGEKDSQIPLKWAHRTYEQLTNCPKRELKIFTEKEGGVQHSSFDNSANAGAYIADWVAEALQGRTA, from the coding sequence ATGTTTCGTTATTTTCCTACCAATTACCCTTGGGATTTGTCGATTAATTTGGCCCTGGAAATGGGGGCTAAAATTGGCGAAGTCGAAGAAATGTGTGCCCCGCTAAAAGAAGCGGCTGATGCGAAAGACTCGGCGGGTTCTAAAGCGTTTAGAGACAGTTGGGAGCGAATGGGCGACAAGCTTTGCCAACTGGCAAAAGAAGATGAATCACTGGGAAGAATGATTTCTGCGGGTGATAAATATGGTCGAGCCGCTACGTACTACATTACGGCGGAACGCCTTCAAGGTCATAACTCACCAGGCAGGATTAACCTCTACGACAAATTTTTGCAGACATTTTTGCGTGGGATCGACCTTGCACGAGAAAACTGCCAGCGAGTGGAAATTCCTTATGAAGGCAACCACTTGTCAGCACTCTACGTTAAAGCAGAAGGTGTTACTGGAAAGGCTCCAATTCTTGTGCAGGTAAATGGCCTAGATTCGACCAAAGAGATGAAATACCGCGTTGGATTGCCTCAGTGGTTGGCAAAGCGAGGAGTGTCATCGTTAATCGTTGATCAACCGGGTACGGGAGAAGCACTTCGATTGCAAGGCTTAACTGCACGTTACGATAGCGAGCATTGGGCGAGTAAAGTGGTTGATTGGCTAGAAGAACAAGATGAAGTCGATTCAAGTCGTATTGGGATGGAAGGGGTTTCATTGGGTGGTTACTACTGCCCACGAGCGGTTGCGTTTGAACCTCGCTTTGCGTGCGGGGTGGTATGGGGAGCAAACCATGACTGGCGTGATGTACAAAAACGCCGTTTAGAAAAAGAGGGCAATTTCCCTGTACCACATTATTGGGAGCACGTGCGTTGGGTATGGGGTGCGAAAGACATGGATGAGTTGTTTTCGATTGTTGAAAACGTGCATCTAGATGGCGTGATCGAGAAAATTAAAGTGCCCTTTTTGGTGACTCATGGTGAAAAGGACTCGCAAATCCCTCTGAAGTGGGCACACCGAACTTATGAGCAACTCACAAACTGTCCAAAACGTGAACTGAAGATCTTTACTGAAAAAGAAGGTGGAGTTCAGCACTCTAGCTTTGATAACTCAGCGAACGCGGGGGCGTATATCGCTGATTGGGTTGCCGAAGCTTTACAAGGCCGCACAGCCTAA